The Argopecten irradians isolate NY chromosome 6, Ai_NY, whole genome shotgun sequence genome has a window encoding:
- the LOC138324799 gene encoding opine dehydrogenase-like isoform X2: MDVNLVKQTNLQTMTGFSAWKEDLDQEGTLKILVCGGGNGAHCMAALASSRPHVEVRVLTLYADEADRWTKALEEDDMTISITYSEDHVEDVKSRPSLVTKDPAKAAEGIHMIFFTVPAFAHAQYLKAIAPHILENTLLIGLPGQAGFEFQAVKAIGDKAKVCAVASFESLPWACRTMEFGRHVQLLGFKEALGAAILIGSKSNLTTHSLDVIQFIFGENPVFKVINNYVAINLMAKSIIHPPLMYGRWRGYNDEVLEAKPLFYQGVDDEQADLLSKVSDEVVKTAKVIQEKRPTVDMSAVIHILDWYREYYCHEITDHGCLKNAMQTNKAYDGLLHPMKEVSDGFVPDFNYRYIREDVPFGLVVMKGIAQIAEVDTPTIDTIITWAQKKLNKEFLVGKRLDGKDMEETRAPQVYGFKTIEDLFHI; this comes from the coding sequence AAGATCTAGACCAGGAAGGCACATTAAAGATCCTCGTCTGTGGCGGTGGAAATGGAGCCCATTGTATGGCCGCTCTGGCTTCCTCTCGGCCGCACGTGGAAGTGCGCGTGTTGACCCTGTATGCTGACGAGGCCGATCGTTGGACTAAAGCGCTTGAGGAGGATGACATGACAATTTCTATTACCTATAGTGAGGATCACGTGGAAGACGTTAAGTCGAGACCGTCGTTGGTAACCAAGGACCCTGCAAAGGCAGCTGAAGGTATCCACATGATATTCTTCACCGTTCCGGCCTTTGCCCATGCGCAATATCTGAAAGCAATAGCTCCGCATATTTTGGAAAACACGTTGCTGATTGGCTTACCAGGACAGGCTGGATTTGAATTTCAGGCGGTAAAAGCAATTGGAGATAAGGCCAAAGTGTGTGCTGTCGCCTCGTTTGAATCTCTTCCTTGGGCATGTCGGACAATGGAATTCGGCCGTCACGTGCAGCTGTTAGGGTTTAAAGAAGCTCTAGGTGCCGCAATACTGATAGGCAGCAAGAGCAACCTAACAACACATTCTCTCGACGTCATTCAATTCATCTTCGGAGAGAATCCTGTCTTCAAGGTCATTAACAACTACGTCGCCATCAACCTGATGGCGAAGAGTATCATCCACCCACCCCTGATGTATGGCCGGTGGAGAGGCTACAACGACGAGGTCCTCGAAGCGAAGCCATTGTTTTACCAAGGAGTTGACGATGAGCAAGCCGATCTTTTGTCAAAGGTCAGCGATGAAGTTGTAAAAACAGCGAAGGTTATTCAGGAAAAACGTCCTACAGTCGACATGTCAGCGGTTATACACATCCTGGACTGGTACCGGGAGTATTACTGTCACGAGATAACGGACCACGGATGTCTGAAGAACGCTATGCAGACGAACAAGGCATATGACGGCCTCCTTCATCCAATGAAAGAAGTCTCGGATGGTTTTGTTCCAGACTTTAATTACAGGTACATCCGAGAGGACGTGCCGTTCGGCCTGGTAGTGATGAAGGGAATAGCTCAAATCGCAGAAGTAGACACGCCCACCATCGACACGATTATAACATGGGCGCAGAAAAAGCTCAACAAAGAGTTCCTCGTTGGCAAACGTCTTGACGGCAAGGATATGGAAGAGACACGTGCACCCCAGGTGTATGGGTTCAAAACCATCGAAGATCTCTTCCATATATAA
- the LOC138324799 gene encoding opine dehydrogenase-like isoform X1 has product MSKEPLRKMDGRRLSRHFSRAEDLDQEGTLKILVCGGGNGAHCMAALASSRPHVEVRVLTLYADEADRWTKALEEDDMTISITYSEDHVEDVKSRPSLVTKDPAKAAEGIHMIFFTVPAFAHAQYLKAIAPHILENTLLIGLPGQAGFEFQAVKAIGDKAKVCAVASFESLPWACRTMEFGRHVQLLGFKEALGAAILIGSKSNLTTHSLDVIQFIFGENPVFKVINNYVAINLMAKSIIHPPLMYGRWRGYNDEVLEAKPLFYQGVDDEQADLLSKVSDEVVKTAKVIQEKRPTVDMSAVIHILDWYREYYCHEITDHGCLKNAMQTNKAYDGLLHPMKEVSDGFVPDFNYRYIREDVPFGLVVMKGIAQIAEVDTPTIDTIITWAQKKLNKEFLVGKRLDGKDMEETRAPQVYGFKTIEDLFHI; this is encoded by the coding sequence AAGATCTAGACCAGGAAGGCACATTAAAGATCCTCGTCTGTGGCGGTGGAAATGGAGCCCATTGTATGGCCGCTCTGGCTTCCTCTCGGCCGCACGTGGAAGTGCGCGTGTTGACCCTGTATGCTGACGAGGCCGATCGTTGGACTAAAGCGCTTGAGGAGGATGACATGACAATTTCTATTACCTATAGTGAGGATCACGTGGAAGACGTTAAGTCGAGACCGTCGTTGGTAACCAAGGACCCTGCAAAGGCAGCTGAAGGTATCCACATGATATTCTTCACCGTTCCGGCCTTTGCCCATGCGCAATATCTGAAAGCAATAGCTCCGCATATTTTGGAAAACACGTTGCTGATTGGCTTACCAGGACAGGCTGGATTTGAATTTCAGGCGGTAAAAGCAATTGGAGATAAGGCCAAAGTGTGTGCTGTCGCCTCGTTTGAATCTCTTCCTTGGGCATGTCGGACAATGGAATTCGGCCGTCACGTGCAGCTGTTAGGGTTTAAAGAAGCTCTAGGTGCCGCAATACTGATAGGCAGCAAGAGCAACCTAACAACACATTCTCTCGACGTCATTCAATTCATCTTCGGAGAGAATCCTGTCTTCAAGGTCATTAACAACTACGTCGCCATCAACCTGATGGCGAAGAGTATCATCCACCCACCCCTGATGTATGGCCGGTGGAGAGGCTACAACGACGAGGTCCTCGAAGCGAAGCCATTGTTTTACCAAGGAGTTGACGATGAGCAAGCCGATCTTTTGTCAAAGGTCAGCGATGAAGTTGTAAAAACAGCGAAGGTTATTCAGGAAAAACGTCCTACAGTCGACATGTCAGCGGTTATACACATCCTGGACTGGTACCGGGAGTATTACTGTCACGAGATAACGGACCACGGATGTCTGAAGAACGCTATGCAGACGAACAAGGCATATGACGGCCTCCTTCATCCAATGAAAGAAGTCTCGGATGGTTTTGTTCCAGACTTTAATTACAGGTACATCCGAGAGGACGTGCCGTTCGGCCTGGTAGTGATGAAGGGAATAGCTCAAATCGCAGAAGTAGACACGCCCACCATCGACACGATTATAACATGGGCGCAGAAAAAGCTCAACAAAGAGTTCCTCGTTGGCAAACGTCTTGACGGCAAGGATATGGAAGAGACACGTGCACCCCAGGTGTATGGGTTCAAAACCATCGAAGATCTCTTCCATATATAA